The Fusarium keratoplasticum isolate Fu6.1 chromosome 8, whole genome shotgun sequence genome includes a region encoding these proteins:
- a CDS encoding Tyrosinase-Cu-bd domain-containing protein, which translates to MSPQLYWRKFTRDGTADQNTLADDKFLAENFTDFFGKWLRDEENSKVVTCHDLVMKFWDVQNEDGDPAYEVNTFAVADAGWFSRKKHPDWKWLKPFIRFLTVVKPSDSDYFDAGPDEWSLAIVGGSRPRDKYSFLQVASWDGRAFRFYQRDTFEEDTPAEHQAWNYFGHSQDAFGDSSYLGPFNGHVNGACIMKELHAPWIHWLGVETGSFKDALSADDIKEFQDLRWITQEGGDVLSAINTSPRVLEEAIKQGVNHWFDTRKSLDYLSSGKVKTNPSNIPRWVAHLFLTTTINIGCALSDGPTGKYILPANHIYDSELLSAVSTNLMPKLSPILFDESDYKKAVKNLQLCILMPARDEDVADVVLPWHALGGDKREDPELKDLRFMKLQENSEGLSPFNILHPSYEDAIGVQEMQSIKKLPNPDHTVPASFIGLFSAQTFNAIMMVDFWNPIYSWKRGILMQYVPLETTFDGKEYDLDARFVEKVRNSPNAKLEDTPEYEFLQLLETKLETHQKTIVAYFDAIQARIKSEPVAALEDYLTLAESRRRIYRPLPLDEFGPTMPFSLKYPDVNVPMYLEMKPDATIREIPSRGQTFLTKWTSTLSGLDPQILPSAESEPTQAPVAIDALPRPSRLAAPCQATASQGGPGPPLATKGCPFMSAKSTAKTTSGRTSTKLELVTLSPKRSPTWTDDILPLIQTPHWVSGDPAATGKLWIEKMAEWGQWNLASYEDVKEKAVGIYRHLRAKSMPITRDPQNYWPEDALETFRTWVNAGFPRDSSHFPSPDILIPKPIDAPESFKIRRDIMSLSREELAVYQSKLDDILQVDALGSKWQELGLLHAYWCLHYQEATFLWHRAYLLYVEKLIGFPIPYWNGYTAEAADPKSEFAGIPPMFLEDKYIHPADGSERPNPLKYSLSLNGRSKSGGSEFVTRSTTLTEGPSSPDWGRKIELFKLYHEQIEQALKQSTYTTSETAEHFGVPWANITTFSEDQQDCLYPYRFDFDGLFEQVHDNFHGWVGPDMADNTYTAFDPIFLSYHANMDRLAGIFIDAHPESQFTSGFPLQPFINNGTDVSYDDPRRWRYTTIGDMAKDTRSLGYMYAAPERPDVFTPVSAAERGIASPRASGGRAISLPAGIPSQAEAKHSNGVIKATTTGAVEKEPFVVFTGVGCTTSSYRIDVFTAGAQSLVPDVTTNSDFIGQVTRIGMGRGRQGDGPPNSGRCRKPAATRVLPAGKVKEQLLKDTSVKIVVTNVETGQDMAEGDYAKMPGFTPKVVWLAR; encoded by the exons GACGCCGGCCCTGATGAGTGGAgtctcgccatcgtcggtgGAAGCCGCCCCAGAGACAAGTACAGCTTCTTGCAAGTGGCGTCATGGGATGGACGCGCTTTCAGATTTTACCAG AGAGACACCTTTGAAGAAGATACCCCGGCGGAACATCAGGCCTGGAACTACTTTGGCCACTCTCAAGACGCATTCGGCGACTCCTCTTACCTTGGACCCTTCAACGGACACGTGAATGGAGCGTGCATTATGAAGGAACTTCATGC GCCTTGGATTCATTGGTTGGGGGTGGAAACGGGCAGTTTCAAAGACGCCCTCTCCGCGGACGATATCAAAGAGTTTCAAGATCTCCGCTGGATTACACAAGAAGGTGGAGATGTTCTCTCTGCAATCAACACCAGCCCACGTGTCCTGGAAGAGGCCATTAAACAAGGAGTCAACCACTGGTTTGACACTCGCAAGTCGCTTGACTACCTCTCAAGCGGTAAAGTCAAGACAAACCCTTCCAACATCCCGAGATGGGTTGCCCATCTGTTTCTCACTACGACCATCAATATTGGATGTGCGCTCTCCGACGGCCCAACGGGAAAGTACATACTTCCTGCAAACCACATCTATGACAGCGAGCTGTTAAGTGCCGTGTCTACAAACCTGATG CCGAAACTTTCACCAATATTGTTTGATGAAAGTGACTATAAGAAAGCTGTCAAGAATTTGCAATTATGCATTCTCATGCCTGCACGCGACGAGGATGTGGCTGATGTCGTCCTCCCTTGGCATGCTCTTGGTGGTGACAAAAGAGAGGATCCAGAGTTGAAGGATTTGCGCTTCATGAAGCTCCAAGAGAATAGCGAGGGACTCTCGCCATTCAATATCCTCCATCCATCGTACGAGGACGCCATCGGAGTCCAAGAGATGCAAAGCATCAAGAAGTTGCCCAATCCAGACCACACGGTCCCCGCATCGTTTATCGGCCTCTTTTCGGCTCAGACGTTCAACGCCATCATGATGGTTGACTTCTGGAACCCCATCTACTCTTGGAAGCGCGGTATTCTGATGCAATATGTTCCTCTCGAGACGACATTCGACGGAAAAGAGTACGACTTGGACGCTCGCTTCGTTGAAAAGGTCAGGAACTCTCCGAatgccaagctcgaggacaCCCCCGAGTACGAgtttcttcagcttctcgagACAAAACTTGAGACGCATCAGAAGACAATCGTTGCATACTTTGATGCTATTCAGGCTCGCATCAAGAGTGAACCCGTGGCGGCATTGGAGGATTACTTGACGTTGGCCGAATCCCGACGACGTATCTACCGACCCCTACCCCTGGACGAGTTTGGCCCCACGATGCCCTTTTCCCTCAAGTATCCTGATGTCAATGTGCCCATGTACTTGGAAATGAAACCGGATGCCACAATTCGGGAGATTCCATCACGCGGCCAGACATTCTTGACAAAGTGGACAAGCACCTTGTCTGGGCTTGATCCTCAGATACTGCCATCCGCAGAGTCTGAACCCACCCAGGCTCCTGTTGCCATCGATGCCTTGCCAAGACCCTCTCGACTTGCTGCACCCTGCCAAGCAACTGCATCTCAAGGAGGACCGGGCCCTCCCCTTGCGACCAAGGGTTGTCCATTCATGTCTGCCAAATCAACCGCCAAAACCACCAGCGGTAGGACCTCTACAAAGCTTGAGCTCGTTACTCTTTCACCAAAGAGAAGCCCAACTTGGACCGATGACATTCTACCTCTCATCCAAACCCCGCACTGGGTCTCCGGTGACCCTGCGGCTACGGGCAAACTTTGGattgagaagatggcggaATGGGGTCAGTGGAACCTTGCGAGTTACGAGGATGTCAAGGAGAAAGCTGTCGGTATCTACCGACACCTTCGGGCCAAGTCCATGCCAATCACGCGGGATCCTCAAAACTACTGGCCTGAGGATGCTCTGGAAACATTTCGAACATGGGTAAACGCGGGGTTCCCACGAGATTCATCCCACTTTCCATCGCCCGACATCCTTATCCCAAAGCCGATAGATGCACCAGAGTCTTTCAAGATTAGGAGGGACATCATGAGTCTCAGCAGAGAAGAGCTTGCAGTTTACCAATCTAAGCTGGATGATATTCTTCAAGTCGATGCCCTCGGATCCAAGTGGCAGGAGCTTGGACTTTTGC ATGCTTACTGGTGCCTGCACTATCAAGAGGCAACCTTCCTCTGGCACCGAGCCTACCTACTCTACGTGGAGAAGCTTATTGGTTTCCCAATTCCTTACTGGAATGGGTACACTGCCGAAGCTGCTGATCCCAAGTCAGAGTTTGCAGGCATTCCTCCCATGTTCCTCGAAGACAAGTACATCCATCCAGCTGATGGAAGTGAACGACCGAACCCGCTCAAGTATTCCCTGTCTTTAAATGGTCGTTCGAAATCCGGTGGAAGCGAGTTTGTGACTCGCTCTACCACGCTCACAGAAGGCCCATCGTCTCCGGACTGGGGTCGGAAGATTGAACTGTTCAAGCTGTACCATGAGCAGATAGAGCAGGCCTTAAAGCAGTCCACTTATACCACCTCCGAAACGGCTGAGCACTTTGGAGTACCCTGGGCGAACATTACAACTTTCTCGGAGGATCAACAGGATTGCCTTTACCCGTACCgctttgactttgacggctTGTTTGAGCAAGTCCACGACAATTTCCACGGATGGGTTGGTCCAGACATG GCTGATAACACGTACACTGCATTCGACCCCATCTTCCTGTCTTACCACGCCAACATGGACCGGCTTGCGGGCATCTTTATCGACGCCCACCCCGAGAGCCAGTTCACCTCTGGATTCCCACTCCAGCCTTTTATCAACAACGGCACTGATGTCAGCTATGATGATCCTCGCCGATGGCGCTACACGACGATTGGCGACATGGCCAAAGACACGCGCAGCTTGGGATACATGTACGCTGCCCCTGAACGCCCGGATGTCTTTACGCCCGTATCTGCAGCGGAACGGGGCATTGCATCTCCACGTGCCAGCGGTGGTCGGGCTATTAGTCTTCCAGCCGGCATTCCCAGCCAAGCAGAGGCTAAACACAGCAACGGAGTCATCAAGGCTACAACCACGGGTGCAGTGGAGAAGGAGCCGTTTGTGGTCTTTACTGGAGTCGGCTGTACGACTTCCAGCTACCGGATCGATGTATTTACTGCCGGTGCACAATCCTTGGTGCCAGATGTCACAACCAATTCGGATTTCATCGGACAGGTCACACGGATTGGTATGGGCCGAGGGAGACAAGGCGACGGGCCGCCCAACTCGGGTCGGTGTCGCAAACCAGCTGCAACGAGAGTTCTTCCTGCGGGAAAAGTCAAGGAGCAACTTTTGAAAGACACTAGTGTCAAGATTGTAGTGACCAATGTGGAGACAGGGCAGGACATGGCGGAGGGAGATTATGCGAAGATGCCTGGGTTTACCCCAAAGGTGGTTTGGCTGGCAAGGTAA
- a CDS encoding HET domain-containing protein — protein sequence MSANISTSFSDQLPHSYSTIFLKDMRLLHTTRITVVEFIGAPPPYAILSHRWEDEEVTLRDLVNGRSQQMKGYEKLRKSCTLASDHGFEYIWIDTCCIDKSSSAELSEAINSMFKWYQDAVICYAFLSDVSTSTRAPATSRQDLYEITTSQWFTRGWTLQELIAPRAVHFYSQQWDYLGSRNAAAEAIQLATGISTGALLGQDLLGISIYQRMRWASTRTTTRPEDMAYCLLGIFDVNIPLLYGEGKKKAFQRLQEEILRKSTDLSLFLWTIPREEDQDPDLEFRGLLAEDPSWFSTSGFYGFDESLRQSNSGITSLQDTAMAITNKGISVQWTIMPVPADPARTLHLAMLAGSGDITGGIVIQQLDQEATQFCRVLSDKVIWLIRSGDIAGVLNYDLLGSTGGLLSASLDSGPRSFYVSPHSDSSNKPSLLGVGFSFTRHKCIEGKSSLKEFWAEKEGPSVEFCQDFVPGSSTWVARFRPEQISELFKTSGGAGASKALGALAISVKARTSDGTYMYKAKRDHCVVVGVDILPQTVIGTTNTFLEPWIVNTDEASPEEAIRDVDRHLEPRMCREADVGEGDCRCSLRKLTRVTGLWYDIRIALEGKWDD from the coding sequence ATGTCAGCCAACATTTCAACCTCATTCTCAGATCAACTTCCTCACTCCTATtccaccatcttcctcaaAGATATGAGACTCCTTCACACAACTAGGATAACCGTCGTCGAGTTCATTGGCGCTCCTCCGCCATACGCCATCCTCTCGCACAGAtgggaagatgaagaggttACCCTCCGCGACCTTGTGAATGGGCGTTCCCAACAAATGAAGGGTTATGAAAAACTTCGGAAAAGCTGCACCCTTGCATCCGACCATGGGTTCGAGTACATATGGATTGATACATGCTGTATCGATAAATCCAGCAGTGCAGAACTttccgaggccatcaactcgatGTTCAAGTGGTATCAAGACGCCGTGATTTGCTACGCCTTCCTCAGCGACGTGTCTACAAGCACTCGCGCTCCCGCTACCTCCCGCCAGGATCTGTACGAGATAACTACCTCACAATGGTTCACCCGTGGCTGGACCTTACAAGAGCTGATTGCTCCTCGGGCTGTTCACTTTTATAGCCAGCAGTGGGACTATCTTGGTTCGAGGAACGCGGCCGCCGAAGCTATTCAACTTGCCACTGGAATCTCTACTGGAGCATTACTTGGGCAGGACCTCTTGGGTATATCGATCTACCAGAGGATGCGATGGGCATCGACGAGAACGACAACACGACCTGAGGATATGGCATACTGCCTTCTCGGGATATTTGACGTGAACATACCCCTCTTATATGgcgaggggaagaagaaggcattTCAAAGACTGCAGGAAGAAATTCTCAGGAAATCGACCGACTTGTCCCTCTTTCTATGGACAATACCCCGGGAAGAGGACCAGGACCCTGACTTGGAGTTTCGAGgtctcctcgccgaggaccCTTCATGGTTTTCCACAAGCGGATTTTATGGGTTCGACGAAAGCCTGCGCCAGAGCAACTCGGGTATCACATCCTTGCAGGATacggccatggccatcaccaacaaagGCATCAGTGTTCAGTGGACAATCATGCCAGTTCCAGCTGACCCTGCCAGGACGCTCCACCTTGCCATGCTCGCTGGATCAGGTGACATCACGGGCGGTATTGTTATCCAGCAGCTGGATCAAGAAGCCACTCAGTTTTGCCGCGTACTCTCCGATAAGGTTATCTGGCTCATTAGGAGCGGGGATATTGCCGGCGTTCTCAACTATGACTTATTAGGGAGCACGGGGGGTCTACTGAGTGCGTCCCTCGACTCTGGGCCGAGGTCCTTCTACGTGAGTCCGCACTCCGACTCGTCGAACAAGCCGTCACTTCTTGGCGtgggcttctccttcacTCGGCACAAGTGCATCGAAGGAAAATCCAGTCTGAAGGAGTTCTGGGCTGAGAAAGAAGGTCCTTCTGTAGAGTTTTGTCAAGATTTTGTACCTGGAAGCTCGACTTGGGTTGCACGGTTTCGTCCTGAGCAAATTTCCGAACTATTCAAGACTTCAGGGGGAGCAGGTGCGTCAAAGGCATTGGGAGCCTTGGCCATATCGGTTAAAGCTCGAACTAGCGATGGAACGTACATGTACAAGGCCAAACGTGATCATTGCGTGGTTGTTGGGGTCGACATCTTGCCGCAAACAGTCATCGGCACCACGAACACGTTCCTCGAGCCATGGATCGTCAATACTGATGAGGCAAGCccagaagaagccatccGAGATGTTGATCGCCATCTAGAACCGAGAATGTGTAGGGAGGCTGACGTTGGTGAGGGAGATTGCCGGTGTAGCCTGCGCAAGCTAACACGGGTTACGGGACTTTGGTACGATATCAGAATCGCATTAGAGGGTAAATGGGATGATTGA
- a CDS encoding HET domain-containing protein, which translates to MLRGRVEGYDEVLTVYPFAKRGDPLAALIPRRPVHRDVQSNTVFAAARRLIHECLRPDNPSEGHTLCRYSRDTVLPTRVLDVGDPSDPDSSTRLKINEVETHGSYLALSYCWGKRDPTASFQPLLLRRNSLHDLTSQIRPENLQRSIQDAICVTRKLGFRYIWVDALCIIQDDDDDKDNEISQMATIYKNAVITLAAGTAEKASEGFLGNPESRPTVYLPENKFAIPMDTEGEIGTVYLSADPYEPDHPLDKRGWTLQEFMLSSRMLIFSDYQLLWQCKEVELRSVTGDSRGMEYQQPLESLPWTVFDEEAEPRFGTSASEKLYIWKTIILQYTERELSDPNDRLRAVSGITTELEKLWRDSNIWGLWRKWFISLLAWYKVEIDRVDKRNLGRAPSWSWASLDGRINYKDPVEVADAKISALTVASVVLSCRILNADNANESVVEWPDLADEACKEHGLTRLCPPGSRGQCRLNLMCPSRKEVGENDLLYLLLGTAKPDSRGGKGLGLGLLVMQVADGRYRRIGLAVFPDMSIWKGVKRQTVEFEPKH; encoded by the exons ATGTTACGAGGGAGAGTCGAGGGCTATGACGAAGTCTTGACCGTCTATCCATTCGCCAAAAGAG GGGACCCTCTCGCAGCACTCATCCCGCGACGTCCAGTGCATCGAGATGTTCAGAGCAATACTGTTTTTGCCGCCGCCCGGAGGCTCATCCATGAATGTCTCAGGCCGGACAACCCCAGCGAGGGCCATACCCTATGTCGGTACTCCAGGGATACTGTCCTTCCCACTCGAGTCCTGGATGTCGGGGACCCTAGTGACCCTGATTCTTCCACGCGGCTGAAGATCAACGAAGTCGAGACTCACGGGTCCTACTTGGCTCTGAGCTATTGCTGGGGAAAGCGAGACCCGACAGCGAGTTTCCAGCCGCTTCTGCTACGGAGAAATAGCTTGCATGATCTGACGTCCCAGATCCGACCTGAAAACCTCCAAAGGTCTATTCAAGACGCTATATGCGTCACTCGGAAGCTTGGTTTCAGATACATCTGGGTCGACGCGTTGTGCATCattcaagatgatgatgacgacaaAGATAACGAGATATCGCAGATGGCTACCATCTACAAGAATGCTGTCATTACCCTAGCAGCTGGCACCGCGGAGAAGGCATCTGAGGGGTTCTTGGGTAATCCGGAATCAAGACCTACTGTTTATCTACCAGAAAACAAGTTTGCTATTCCCATGGATACTGAAGGCGAGATAGGCACAGTCTACCTTTCGGCGGACCCCTATGAGCCAGATCACCCTCTGGACAAGCGTGGCTGGACGCTTCAGGAATTCATGCTCTCCTCGCGCATGCTTATCTTCTCCGACTACCAACTTCTCTGGCAGTGCAAAGAAGTTGAGCTAAGGAGTGTAACAGGTGACAGCCGGGGCATGGAGTATCAGCAACCTCTTGAATCACTTCCTTGGACGGTTTTCGATGAGGAAGCCGAACCCCGATTCGGGACATCTGCTAGCGAGAAGCTCTACATCTGGAAAACCATCATTCTCCAGTACACAGAAAGGGAATTATCAGACCCGAATGACCGGCTAAGGGCTGTGTCTGGAATCACCACAGAGCTAGAAAAGCTTTGGCGAGATTCCAACATCTGGGGCCTGTGGCGAAAATGGTTCATCTCGCTACTTGCCTGGTACAAGGTCGAAATCGATAGAGTGGACAAAAGAAATCTCGGCCGAGCTCCCAGCTGGTCCTGGGCCTCTCTGGACGGCAGAATTAACTACAAAGATCCGGTAGAGGTTGCGGATGCCAAGATAAGCGCATTGACAGTGGCAAGCGTGGTACTATCTTGCCGCATACTCAATGCGGATAACGCCAACGAATCCGTGGTGGAATGGCCTGATCTTGCAGATGAGGCTTGTAAAGAGCATGGCCTGACTCGTCTTTGCCCACCTGGGAGCCGGGGCCAGTGTCGTCTAAACCTGATGTGCCCTTCGAGAAAGGAAGTAGGCGAGAATGACCTGTTGTATCTTCTGCTAGGTACCGCGAAGCCTGACAGCCGAGGTGGCAAGGGACTAGGGCTCGGGTTACTTGTGATGCAAGTCGCTGACGGGCGCTATAGACGAATCGGGCTGGCCGTGTTTCCTGACATGTCGATCTGGAAGGGGGTTAAACGACAGACTGTTGAGTTCGAGCCCAAGCATTGA
- a CDS encoding TSPc domain-containing protein, which translates to MRPLLALILPLGWPLLVASSSPEPCALVTEISDESGSSIVKVPAQLAHECLLSIPFRSDLASEFIQEITKHIQWHSTVDALKDPPATYTSSATDILGGLEKIGRTNYASHYEFDTAISNLLSSANDGHLAIFPCTLSIFDFCLEDAGLVSVSTDGIQAPDVYTLSDSLLLNSTVAQVSPIVSINGKQVNAYLEEIAGPLKSRDPDARYNRVFYSLPSLATGNTSPTGAFIDRDGMYPGTDVTTIEFRNGSSIALNTLAILKKSYFSARDGSDVFDDYCLNKQLYPSLKYRSTNTGESKPYIQPPKQSGPSGYPEPLIRDPYSQISGYALDDDTTVMLITTFTTAGGGLPGNQTRVFAETASEIVSTALAKGHTKLIIDVSGNSGGQIDRAFDLFKLFFPSKQPYSATRFRRHEASEGVVKVFGGISKEAAQMNAPLAYAGQVTPDQEAGFESAEEFLSDDIELGGKVSSLYANYNYTSNSIRAIPIRGYGGQPINMTQPFKAENIIIIGDGVCASTCTTFVNLMTNVGGVRTVSFGGRPNGKPMQLMGGVRGAESQSFSGLAQWTSKVLEFLGQSVKPDGSTNFLSKEEIKRLKEVLPQDPGQFPISINGGNVNFRNAYQEGEDDLPLQFQYQASDCRLYYTVENVYRPHTVWKAAKEAIWGAGTCVVGSTGGVGSLEYKSKGNETGVYKSEETGGRAENKTEEDGGITNAAAGIKTDWVGLMLAVAIMAELQR; encoded by the coding sequence ATGCGGCCTTTGCTCGCGCTGATACTGCCTCTAGGATGGCCACTCCTGGTggcgtcctcctcgcctgaACCGTGTGCACTCGTTACCGAGATATCCGACGAGAGTGGGAGTTCGATCGTTAAAGTCCCCGCTCAATTAGCCCACGAATGTCTCCTGTCCATCCCCTTTCGCTCAGATCTTGCCAGCGAGTTTATTCAGGAGATCACCAAACACATCCAATGGCACTCCACAGTCGACGCACTCAAAGATCCCCCGGCTACATATACTTCATCGGCTACCGATATTTTGGGTGGCCTGGAGAAGATTGGTCGGACGAACTATGCGAGCCACTACGAGTTTGATACTGCCATTTCCaacctcctcagcagcgCCAACGATGGTCACCTGGCGATATTCCCTTGCACACTTTCGATATTCGACTTTTGCTTGGAAGACGCAGGATTAGTGTCTGTCTCAACGGACGGTATCCAGGCACCTGATGTGTACACTCTGTCAGATTCCCTGCTTCTCAACAGCACTGTCGCTCAGGTCTCTCCTATCGTGTCGATCAATGGCAAGCAAGTCAACGCGTACCTCGAAGAGATTGCAGGTCCTTTAAAAAGCCGAGATCCCGATGCCCGGTATAACCGAGTCTTTTACTCTCTCCCCAGCCTAGCAACGGGAAATACCTCGCCGACTGGTGCCTTTATCGACAGAGACGGTATGTATCCCGGCACCGATGTCACAACTATCGAGTTCCGGAACGGTTCAAGTATTGCGCTAAATACTCTTGCGATTCTCAAAAAATCATATTTTTCTGCAAGGGATGGAAGCGATGTTTTTGACGATTACTGCCTCAACAAACAGCTATATCCATCTTTGAAGTACAGATCCACGAATACTGGCGAGTCAAAGCCATACATACAACCTCCAAAACAGTCGGGACCTTCTGGGTATCCTGAACCTCTCATCCGTGATCCTTACAGTCAGATCAGCGGCTACGCCCTAGATGACGATACGACAGTGATGCTCATCACTACTTTCACAACTGCTGGGGGTGGCTTGCCTGGCAACCAAACGCGAGTGTTTGCCGAGACCGCAAGCGAGATCGTTTCAACTGCTTTGGCCAAAGGACACACCAAACTCATCATCGATGTATCTGGGAATTCGGGCGGGCAGATCGACAGGGCTTTTGACCTATTCAAGCTATTCTTTCCATCGAAGCAACCTTATTCAGCCACCAGATTTCGGCGACACGAGGCATCCGAGGGTGTAGTCAAGGTGTTTGGGGGCATCAGCAAGGAGGCTGCTCAGATGAATGCCCCCCTGGCGTACGCTGGACAAGTCACACCAGACCAAGAAGCCGGTTTTGAGTCTGCAGAAGAGTTTCTGAGTGACGATATAGAACTGGGAGGGAAGGTCAGTTCGCTTTACGCCAACTACAACTATACGTCCAATTCGATTAGGGCCATTCCGATACGAGGATATGGAGGTCAACCTATCAATATGACGCAGCCTTTCAAAGCAGAgaatatcatcatcatcggcgaCGGCGTGTGTGCCTCCACTTGCACCACCTTTGTCAACTTGATGACGAATGTTGGCGGCGTCCGTACCGTATCCTTCGGTGGACGCCCGAACGGAAAACCGATGCAACTCATGGGAGGTGTTCGTGGCGCAGAGTCCCAGTCTTTTTCGGGCCTCGCTCAATGGACGAGCAAAGTGTTGGAGTTTTTAGGCCAATCGGTGAAGCCTGATGGAAGCACTAATTTCCTGTCAAAGGAGGAGATCAAAAGGTTGAAGGAGGTGCTTCCGCAAGATCCTGGTCAATTCCCAATCTCCATCAACGGAGGAAACGTCAACTTCCGCAACGCATACCAGGAGGGGGAAGACGACTTACCCCTCCAGTTTCAATATCAGGCTAGTGATTGCCGCCTCTACTACACCGTTGAAAACGTGTACCGCCCGCATACGGTCTGGAAGGCGGCCAAAGAGGCTATCTGGGGAGC